One genomic segment of Sminthopsis crassicaudata isolate SCR6 chromosome 2, ASM4859323v1, whole genome shotgun sequence includes these proteins:
- the ETF1 gene encoding eukaryotic peptide chain release factor subunit 1 yields the protein MADDPSAADRNVEIWKIKKLIKSLEAARGNGTSMISLIIPPKDQISRVAKMLADEFGTASNIKSRVNRLSVLGAITSVQQRLKLYNKVPPNGLVVYCGTIVTEEGKEKKVNIDFEPFKPINTSLYLCDNKFHTEALTALLSDDSKFGFIVIDGSGALFGTLQGNTREVLHKFTVDLPKKHGRGGQSALRFARLRMEKRHNYVRKVAETAVQLFISGDKVNVAGLVLAGSADFKTELSQSDMFDQRLQSKVLKLVDISYGGENGFNQAIELSTEVLSNVKFIQEKKLIGRYFDEISQDTGKYCFGVEDTLKALEMGAVEILIVYENLDIMRYVLHCQGTEEEKILYLTPEQEKDKSHFTDKETGQEHELIESMPLLEWFANNYKKFGATLEIVTDKSQEGSQFVKGFGGIGGILRYRVDFQGMEYQGGDDEFFDLDDY from the exons cAATGGCACCAGTATGATATCGTTGATCATTCCTCCCAAAGACCAGATTTCTCGAGTGGCAAAAATGTTAGCTGATGAGTTTGGAACTGCATCCAATATAAAATCTCGTGTAAACCGACTTTCAGTTCTGGGAGCCATTACATCTGTACAGCAAAGACTCAAACTCTATAACAAAG TACCTCCAAATGGTCTGGTTGTTTACTGTGGAACAATTGTgacagaagaaggaaaggaaaagaaagtcaacaTTGACTTTGAACCTTTCAAACCAATCAATACATCATTGTATCTGTGTGACAACAAATTCCATACAGAG GCTCTTACAGCGCTACTGTCTGATGATAGCAAGTTTGGCTTTATTGTAATAGATGGTAGTGGTGCACTCTTTGGCACTCTGCAAGGAAACACAAGAGAAGTCCTGCACAAATTCACTGTGGATCTCCCAAAGAAACACG GTAGGGGAGGTCAATCTGCCTTGCGTTTTGCCCGTTTACGAATGGAAAAACGACACAACTATGTAAGGAAGGTAGCAGAAACTGCTGTGCAGCTGTTTATTTCTGGGGACAAAGTGAATGTGGCTGGTCTCGTTTTAGCTGGATCAGCTGACTTCAAAACTGAACTAAGTCAATCTGACATGTTTGATCAG CGATTGCAATCGAAAGTTTTAAAATTAGTTGATATCTCCTATGGTGGTGAAAATGGATTCAATCAGGCAATTGAGTTGTCTACTGAAGTCCTCTCCAACGTGAAATTCATTCAAGAGAAGAAACTAATAG GACGATACTTTGATGAAATTAGCCAAGACACCGGGAAATACTGTTTTGGAGTTGAAGACACACTAAAGGCTTTGGAAATGGGAGCTGTAGAGATCCTGATAGTCTATGAAAATCTAGATATAATGAGATATGTTCTTCATTGCCAAGGCACAGAAG AAGAGAAGATTCTGTATTTGACTCCAGAGCAAGAGAAGGATAAATCTCACTTTACAGACAAAGAG ACAGGACAGGAACATGAGCTGATAGAGAGTATGCCactactggaatggtttgctaacAACTATAAGAAATTTGGAGCAACATTGGAAATTGTTACAGACAAGTCACAGGAAGGATCCCAGTTTGTGAAAGGATTTGGTGGAATTGGAG GTATCTTGAGGTACCGAGTAGATTTCCAGGGAATGGAATACCAAGGGGGAGATGATGAATTTTTTGACCTTGATGACTACTAG